The proteins below come from a single Nocardiopsis gilva YIM 90087 genomic window:
- the rsgA gene encoding ribosome small subunit-dependent GTPase A, translating to MSSGGRGYIDEDDVRVRARGGSRPRTRKRPKHENASRGFVIAVDRGRYRCLVDGQPIVAMKARELGRGSIVVGDQVALVGDLSGRPDTLARVVRVEERRSVLRRTADDTDPVERIIVANADQLVIVCALADPQPQPRFIDRCLVAAYDAGLEPLLCLTKSDLTAPDDILEIYSSLDLPYVVTSIDGDLDEIRSYLTGRTSVLVGSSGVGKSTLVNRLLPDAERAVGHVNPVTGRGRHTSTSAVALPIDGGWIIDTPGVRSFGLAHVSPDDVVAGFPDMDEAVVECPPGCTHTDGTPDCALDRWLAEGRLDPARVMSLRRLLSSREGDDSASQPA from the coding sequence GTGAGCAGCGGCGGCAGAGGCTACATCGACGAGGACGACGTCCGAGTCCGCGCCCGCGGCGGGTCGCGCCCGCGCACCCGCAAACGGCCCAAGCATGAGAACGCCAGCCGAGGCTTCGTGATCGCGGTCGACCGCGGTCGCTACCGCTGCCTGGTCGACGGCCAGCCCATCGTCGCGATGAAGGCGCGCGAGCTGGGGCGGGGCAGCATCGTCGTCGGCGACCAGGTGGCGCTCGTCGGGGATCTGTCCGGCCGACCCGACACGCTGGCGCGTGTGGTCCGGGTCGAGGAGCGCCGATCCGTGCTGCGCCGAACCGCCGATGACACCGATCCGGTCGAGCGCATCATCGTCGCCAACGCCGATCAGCTGGTCATCGTCTGCGCTCTGGCCGACCCGCAGCCGCAGCCGCGTTTCATCGACCGCTGCCTGGTGGCCGCATACGACGCCGGGCTGGAGCCGCTGCTGTGCCTGACCAAGTCCGACCTCACGGCTCCGGACGACATCCTGGAGATCTATTCATCGCTTGACCTGCCCTACGTCGTGACGAGCATCGACGGCGACCTCGATGAGATCCGGAGCTACCTGACCGGCCGGACGAGTGTGTTGGTGGGCTCCTCGGGCGTGGGCAAGTCCACCCTGGTGAACCGGCTCCTCCCCGACGCCGAGCGTGCGGTCGGGCACGTCAATCCCGTGACGGGGCGCGGCCGCCACACGTCGACGTCGGCGGTGGCACTGCCGATCGACGGCGGCTGGATCATCGACACCCCGGGCGTGCGCAGCTTCGGTCTCGCGCACGTCAGCCCCGATGACGTGGTGGCGGGCTTCCCCGACATGGACGAGGCCGTGGTGGAATGCCCGCCCGGCTGCACGCACACCGACGGCACCCCGGACTGCGCGCTGGACCGCTGGCTGGCCGAGGGCAGGCTCGATCCCGCCCGCGTCA
- the aroA gene encoding 3-phosphoshikimate 1-carboxyvinyltransferase, whose amino-acid sequence MPTSAPTWPAPTARGPVDATVSLPGSKSMTNRAMILAALAETPVVVRRPLRSRDTDLMAAALRALGIGVVEDGDDWAVTAAPPRGPAALDVGNAGTVMRFVPPLAALADGDIDFDGDPRARERPVGPLLDALRSLGADIDDGGRGALPLVIHGTGGLRGGSVTLDASSSSQFVSALLLSGARFDEGVEVRHIGDPVPSQPHLDMTVEMLRAAGVQVDTSIPDVWRVAPGPIKPGEIVVEPDLSNAAPFLAAALVTGGRVTVRGWPQQTTQPGDALRDLFTAMGGEVAFDADGLTLRGTGEIHGITADLREVGELTPTIAAVAALASTPSRITGIAHLRRHETDRIAALVREINELGGDAEELPDGLVIRPRALHGGVFRSYDDHRMATSGAVIGLAVPGVEVENIATTGKTLPDFPGLWSEVTA is encoded by the coding sequence ATGCCGACCTCCGCACCGACCTGGCCTGCTCCGACCGCCCGCGGCCCCGTGGACGCCACGGTGAGCCTGCCCGGATCCAAGTCGATGACCAACCGCGCGATGATCCTGGCGGCCCTCGCGGAGACACCCGTTGTCGTCCGCCGTCCACTGCGCAGCCGCGACACCGACCTCATGGCCGCAGCCCTGCGCGCGCTCGGGATCGGTGTGGTGGAGGACGGCGACGACTGGGCCGTCACGGCCGCTCCGCCACGCGGTCCCGCGGCGCTGGACGTCGGCAACGCGGGCACGGTCATGCGCTTCGTTCCGCCGCTGGCGGCGCTGGCCGACGGCGACATCGACTTCGACGGCGACCCGCGGGCGCGGGAGCGGCCCGTCGGTCCGCTACTGGACGCCCTGCGGTCCCTGGGCGCCGACATCGACGACGGCGGGCGCGGCGCGCTCCCCCTCGTCATTCACGGGACGGGCGGCCTGCGCGGCGGATCGGTCACGCTGGATGCCTCCAGCTCCTCCCAGTTCGTGTCGGCGCTACTGCTCAGCGGCGCCCGCTTCGACGAGGGCGTGGAGGTGCGCCACATCGGCGATCCCGTCCCCTCGCAGCCACACCTGGACATGACCGTGGAGATGCTGCGTGCCGCCGGGGTGCAGGTCGACACCTCCATCCCCGACGTGTGGCGTGTGGCCCCCGGCCCCATCAAGCCGGGCGAGATCGTGGTCGAGCCCGACCTGTCCAACGCCGCGCCGTTCCTCGCCGCCGCGCTGGTCACCGGTGGCCGAGTCACCGTGCGCGGCTGGCCGCAGCAGACCACCCAGCCCGGCGACGCCCTGCGCGACCTGTTCACCGCCATGGGCGGCGAGGTCGCGTTCGACGCCGACGGACTGACGCTGCGCGGCACCGGGGAGATCCACGGGATCACCGCCGACCTGCGCGAGGTCGGCGAACTGACCCCGACGATCGCGGCCGTGGCGGCGCTGGCCTCCACGCCCTCGCGCATCACCGGCATCGCCCACCTGCGTCGGCACGAGACCGACCGCATCGCGGCGCTGGTGCGCGAGATCAACGAACTGGGCGGCGACGCCGAGGAGCTGCCGGACGGCCTGGTGATCCGGCCGCGCGCGCTGCACGGCGGCGTGTTCCGCAGCTACGACGACCACCGGATGGCGACCTCGGGTGCCGTGATCGGGCTCGCGGTGCCCGGGGTGGAGGTGGAGAACATCGCCACAACGGGCAAGACACTGCCGGACTTCCCAGGCCTGTGGTCGGAGGTCACCGCGTGA
- a CDS encoding OsmC family protein: MADKTHHYEVRTRWTGNTGSGTTQYRGFDRSHDIEAEGRPVLKGSADAAFRGDPSCWNPEDLLVSALSECHMLSYLALAVAAKVNVVAYEDRATGTMVTRADSSGDFSEVTLHPVVTVADESMVEAAEKLHARANQVCFIARSVNFPVHHEPVVKVADEA; encoded by the coding sequence ATGGCGGACAAGACCCACCACTACGAGGTCCGCACGCGATGGACCGGGAACACCGGCTCGGGCACCACGCAGTATCGCGGCTTCGATCGCTCCCACGACATCGAGGCCGAGGGCCGCCCTGTGCTCAAGGGATCGGCCGACGCGGCGTTCCGGGGCGACCCGAGCTGCTGGAACCCGGAGGATCTGCTGGTCAGCGCCCTGAGCGAGTGCCACATGCTGTCCTACCTCGCGCTCGCGGTGGCGGCCAAGGTGAATGTTGTGGCCTACGAGGACCGGGCCACCGGAACCATGGTCACCCGCGCTGACTCCTCCGGCGACTTCTCCGAGGTCACCCTGCACCCCGTTGTCACGGTCGCCGACGAGAGCATGGTCGAGGCGGCCGAGAAGCTGCACGCGAGGGCCAATCAGGTCTGCTTCATCGCCCGCTCGGTGAACTTCCCGGTCCACCACGAACCTGTCGTCAAGGTCGCTGACGAGGCCTAA